In the Gymnodinialimonas sp. 202GB13-11 genome, one interval contains:
- a CDS encoding metal ABC transporter ATP-binding protein has product MADLTLIQSPEPLDAASPLAVRGLTVSYGEKPALFSLDATFPVGAMSAIVGPNGAGKSTFLKAALGLIPKVSGEVNVFGREVDRVRDRIAYVPQRASVDWDFPTTALDVVLMGLYGQVGLWRRITGAHRAKARGCLDRVGMADFADRQIGQLSGGQQQRVFLARALAQEADLFLLDEPFAGVDAATEAAIIEVLKSLKAEGRSVVAVHHDLSTVADYFDHVMLVNLRRIAEGPVATTFTAETLADAYGGRLGAVQIDALSLSEA; this is encoded by the coding sequence ATGGCAGACCTGACCCTGATCCAATCGCCTGAACCACTAGACGCTGCCAGCCCTCTCGCCGTGCGGGGTTTGACCGTCAGTTATGGCGAAAAGCCAGCGCTGTTCTCGCTGGATGCGACCTTTCCGGTCGGGGCGATGTCAGCGATCGTGGGGCCGAACGGGGCCGGGAAGTCGACCTTTCTGAAGGCAGCGCTTGGTCTGATCCCGAAAGTCTCGGGCGAGGTGAATGTGTTTGGCCGGGAGGTGGACCGCGTCCGCGACCGCATCGCCTATGTGCCGCAGCGTGCCAGCGTGGATTGGGATTTTCCGACGACGGCACTGGATGTCGTCTTGATGGGCCTTTACGGGCAGGTCGGGCTGTGGCGGCGGATCACCGGGGCGCATAGAGCGAAAGCACGCGGCTGCCTTGATCGCGTGGGCATGGCCGACTTTGCGGACCGACAGATCGGGCAGCTTTCAGGTGGCCAGCAGCAGCGTGTTTTCCTGGCTCGTGCCTTGGCGCAGGAGGCTGATCTTTTCCTTTTGGATGAACCTTTTGCCGGTGTGGACGCCGCGACAGAGGCGGCGATCATTGAGGTCTTGAAGTCCCTCAAGGCCGAAGGGCGCAGCGTGGTTGCAGTGCACCATGATCTGAGCACTGTGGCGGATTATTTTGACCATGTAATGCTGGTCAACCTGCGCCGCATTGCCGAAGGGCCGGTGGCCACAACCTTCACGGCAGAGACGCTGGCTGATGCCTATGGCGGGCGGCTTGGCGCCGTGCAGATCGACGCGCTTTCTCTGTCGGAGGCATGA
- a CDS encoding metal ABC transporter solute-binding protein, Zn/Mn family — protein sequence MTRTLPAILLSTALLPTNLYAQEQISVVATTGMIADAARVIGGDFVDVQALMGPGVDPHAYRQTRSDIVAIARADLVLWHGLYLEAQLEEFLLELAETNRVIPVAEALDSSSLIASENYSDQFDPHVWMNPYLWAGVVQEVTAALSESAPDAAESFTANAEAYGEQVEALAVYSEQVLSTVPEQARVLVTAHDAFNYFGAAYGFEVVGIQGISTESEAGLQRIGELVDLLVERDIGAVFVESSVSDRNIRALIEGAAARGHEVVIGGELFSDAMGPDGTYEGTWIGMIDHNVTTIARALGGEVPDGGMQGALTLN from the coding sequence CACATTGCCCGCCATTTTGCTTTCAACGGCCCTTCTGCCCACAAACCTGTATGCGCAGGAGCAAATCTCGGTTGTTGCCACGACCGGTATGATCGCCGACGCCGCGCGGGTGATTGGCGGAGATTTCGTTGACGTTCAGGCGCTTATGGGGCCGGGCGTCGATCCGCACGCCTACCGCCAGACCCGGTCTGACATTGTGGCGATCGCCCGTGCGGATTTGGTTCTGTGGCACGGCCTTTACCTTGAAGCACAGTTGGAAGAGTTCCTTTTGGAGCTGGCCGAGACCAACAGGGTCATTCCGGTCGCCGAGGCGCTGGACTCTTCCAGTCTGATTGCGTCGGAGAATTACAGCGATCAATTCGATCCGCATGTCTGGATGAACCCTTACCTTTGGGCCGGCGTCGTGCAGGAGGTGACGGCAGCTCTTTCTGAGAGCGCTCCAGACGCCGCCGAAAGCTTTACCGCAAATGCAGAGGCTTACGGCGAACAGGTCGAGGCACTGGCGGTGTACTCGGAGCAGGTCTTGTCTACCGTGCCGGAACAGGCGCGTGTGTTGGTCACGGCCCATGATGCATTCAATTATTTTGGGGCGGCCTACGGTTTTGAAGTGGTTGGCATTCAAGGCATTTCCACGGAATCGGAGGCCGGTCTTCAGCGTATCGGTGAACTCGTGGACCTGCTTGTTGAACGCGATATCGGCGCTGTCTTTGTCGAAAGCTCTGTTTCTGACCGCAACATCCGCGCGCTGATCGAAGGGGCTGCGGCGCGGGGCCATGAGGTCGTGATCGGGGGCGAATTGTTCTCGGACGCAATGGGCCCGGATGGCACCTATGAGGGCACATGGATCGGCATGATCGACCACAACGTCACCACCATCGCCCGTGCCCTTGGTGGCGAAGTGCCGGATGGCGGAATGCAGGGGGCGCTGACGCTGAACTGA